In the genome of Paenibacillus sp. GP183, the window GATATCCTGGCTCTGGTGCAAGTGGAGCAAAACGCTTGAGTCACCGATGAGATAAGGCCAATCTCATTCTTCTCGCCTACATAGCGATAGCGCGAAGCTACTTCTCCATAGTGATTAGGTTCGATGGGTTCAAGCGGCATTTCCTTATGAATTCGTTCGACAAGCTCTTTGCCGGGAAGGACTTGATCCAGCCTCCAGCCATTGGAATTGCCTACGTCCATATATTCAATAAAACGTAGAATGTGCCCCTGCTCGCGAAAATATCGGGCCATCGGAAGCACATCTTCATCGTTGGTTCCTTTTTGTACCACCATATTCACTTTCACTTGCAGCCCTTCGGCTGCAGCGGCTTCGATACCTTCCAACACATGAGAAACCTTGAACCCGCGGCCGTTCATTTTACCAAAGCGAATGTCGTCCAAGCTGTCGAGGCTCACCGTTACCCGGTTCAGTCCCGCATCCTTAAGAGCCTTCGCATGCTTCGCGAGCAAAGAACCGTTAGTGGTCATGGCAATATCCTTGACTCCCTCGATACCGCGAATCATCTGGAACAAAACAGGAAGTTCTCTCCGCATAAGCGGCTCTCCACCGGTGATTCGCACCTTCTCCACGCCCAGAGAAACAAAGATCCGGGAAACCCGCGTAAGCTCCTCGAAGGTAAGCAGTTTTTCCTTGGGAAGAAATGTATAATCAGCGCCAAATATTTCTTCGGGCATACAATACCGGCAGCGAAAATTACATTGATCGGTAACCGACACACGCAAATCATGGAGAGGACGCTGCAGCTTATCTACAATGGTTTGAACAGGTTCTCGCATTTGCCAATCACTCTCCTCAGTTTATCCCTTACATCTAATAAGCTTTGTTCTTCTACACTATCGTAAAAACTCCTGTTCATCAAGTGCAAAGCGCGGTTCGCCAACGGAAATAAAATGAAAAGCCATCCCCGCGGATGGCTTTAATTCATCTTTACTGGCTCTACAGCTCATCCCAATTCAAATTGGACGATTTGCTGTAGTTTGTTACTTTTTGTTCGAAAAAGTCGGTTTTCATGCCGTTCATGTTGCTGAAGTTTTCGACCCATTTCATGGGATGCTCGACCACTTCGGGGTATAGAATGTCGAGACCGATCTTTTTCAGACGTTCATTGGATAAAAACTTGATGTATTGATCGATGATTTCATTGCTTAATCCGGGAATGGAGTTAGCGGTGATGTACTGGCCCCATTCAATTTCATGCTCAACCGCAGTTTGCATCATCAGCCGTAAGTCCGCATCGAGTTCACTTGTGAACATTTCGGGGTTTTCCTTGCGGATTTCACGGAAAATGCCTTGAAACAAAGCAAGATGGGTTAACTCGTCCCGTTGAATATATTTAATTTCCGAGACCGTACCCAGCAGCTTCCCTTGACGACCCAAAGCATAGAAAAAGCTAAAGCCGCTGTAAAAATAAATACCCTCCAAAATATAGTTGGCCATGATCGTCCGCAGCAGATTTTCAGTGGTCGACTCTGCAATGAACCTCTCGTACAAATCCGTAATAAAACGATTGCGGCGAAGCAAATGCTTATCTTCCCGCCACTCGTTATAAATACGATCACGCACCTCGGCTGGACAAACACTGTCCAATATATAAGAGTAGCTTTGGCTGTGCACCGCTTCCTGAAAGGTTTGTACGGTTAAACACAAATTGACTTCCGGTGCTGTGATGTACTCGTTGATATTTGGTAGATTGGCCGTTTGCAGAGAATCCAGAAAGATCAAGAAGCT includes:
- the moaA gene encoding GTP 3',8-cyclase MoaA; this translates as MREPVQTIVDKLQRPLHDLRVSVTDQCNFRCRYCMPEEIFGADYTFLPKEKLLTFEELTRVSRIFVSLGVEKVRITGGEPLMRRELPVLFQMIRGIEGVKDIAMTTNGSLLAKHAKALKDAGLNRVTVSLDSLDDIRFGKMNGRGFKVSHVLEGIEAAAAEGLQVKVNMVVQKGTNDEDVLPMARYFREQGHILRFIEYMDVGNSNGWRLDQVLPGKELVERIHKEMPLEPIEPNHYGEVASRYRYVGEKNEIGLISSVTQAFCSTCTRARISAEGQLYSCLFASVGTDLRMPLREGASDQEIRELITSSWSQRDDRYSEERLSNTPDLKKKKKVEMSHIGG
- a CDS encoding ribonucleotide-diphosphate reductase subunit beta; the protein is MELEKKKLFNEHGDRDWGKRRIIGGNTTNLIELNNVKYEWATKMYRSMMNNFWIPEEIPLAQDAKDYALLSPSERQSYDKILSFLIFLDSLQTANLPNINEYITAPEVNLCLTVQTFQEAVHSQSYSYILDSVCPAEVRDRIYNEWREDKHLLRRNRFITDLYERFIAESTTENLLRTIMANYILEGIYFYSGFSFFYALGRQGKLLGTVSEIKYIQRDELTHLALFQGIFREIRKENPEMFTSELDADLRLMMQTAVEHEIEWGQYITANSIPGLSNEIIDQYIKFLSNERLKKIGLDILYPEVVEHPMKWVENFSNMNGMKTDFFEQKVTNYSKSSNLNWDEL